The proteins below are encoded in one region of Sulfitobacter sp. SK012:
- a CDS encoding trimethylamine methyltransferase family protein: MAQESKRRTRGGGRAGAQTRRGTAVIEQMPWNPPVNIDRPTEPLGPEGIEAVHDGAMRILEEIGIEFLNPEALEILRKAGCTIDGENVRMGRDMVMEYVAMAPSEFTLTPRNPDRKITVGGNNLLFGNVSSPPNYWDMKLGTKVSGTREMCKDLLRLTQYFNCIHFAGGYPVEPVDIHPSVRHLDVLYDKLTITDKVMHAYSLGKERVEDVMEMVRISGGWTDAEFEASPKMYTNINSTSPLKHDFPMMDGWMRMARRNQALVVTPFTLAGAMAPVTMSGAVAQSLAEALCAVVLAQIIRPGASVAVGTFTSNVDMKSGAPAFGTPEYMRATQMTGQMCRYYGLPMRSSGVCAANVPDGQAMWETSNSLWAAVQSGTNMVYHAAGWLEGGLIASPEKFIMDCEILQQIQRYMAPEICATGPDEIALDAIKSVGNQGHFFGIQHTQDRYTTAFYQPFLSDWRNYEGWELAGGIWTAERAHHMFKEIVGSFEEPPMDAAIREELAAFVERRKSEGGAPTDF, encoded by the coding sequence ATGGCACAGGAATCCAAACGCAGGACGCGTGGTGGTGGACGCGCAGGCGCGCAGACGCGGCGTGGCACGGCCGTCATCGAGCAGATGCCTTGGAACCCGCCTGTCAATATCGACCGCCCGACGGAACCCCTGGGTCCCGAAGGGATTGAGGCCGTTCACGATGGTGCCATGCGCATTCTTGAAGAGATCGGGATCGAATTTCTGAACCCCGAAGCGCTTGAGATTTTGCGCAAGGCCGGGTGTACGATCGACGGCGAAAACGTGCGGATGGGCCGTGATATGGTGATGGAATATGTCGCCATGGCCCCATCCGAATTCACACTGACGCCGCGAAACCCTGACCGCAAGATCACGGTCGGGGGCAATAACCTGTTGTTTGGTAACGTATCTTCGCCCCCGAATTATTGGGATATGAAACTGGGCACCAAAGTTTCGGGTACCCGCGAAATGTGCAAAGACTTGCTGCGGCTGACCCAGTATTTCAACTGCATCCACTTTGCAGGCGGCTATCCGGTGGAGCCGGTGGATATCCACCCCTCTGTCCGGCATCTGGACGTGCTTTATGACAAGCTGACAATCACAGACAAGGTGATGCACGCCTATTCCTTGGGCAAGGAACGCGTTGAGGACGTGATGGAAATGGTGCGTATCTCAGGCGGTTGGACCGATGCGGAGTTTGAGGCCAGCCCTAAGATGTACACCAACATCAATTCAACTTCGCCGTTGAAGCATGACTTTCCGATGATGGATGGGTGGATGCGGATGGCACGGCGCAATCAGGCGCTGGTTGTGACGCCCTTTACGCTGGCTGGTGCGATGGCACCGGTGACCATGTCGGGCGCTGTCGCTCAATCATTGGCTGAAGCGCTCTGTGCGGTGGTGCTGGCGCAAATCATTCGACCGGGGGCATCCGTGGCAGTGGGGACGTTTACCTCAAACGTGGACATGAAATCGGGGGCACCTGCGTTTGGGACGCCTGAATATATGCGCGCGACGCAAATGACCGGGCAGATGTGCCGTTATTACGGTTTGCCGATGCGGTCCTCGGGGGTGTGTGCCGCGAATGTACCGGATGGGCAGGCCATGTGGGAGACGTCCAATTCGCTTTGGGCGGCGGTGCAATCTGGCACCAATATGGTCTATCACGCGGCGGGTTGGCTCGAGGGCGGGCTGATTGCGTCTCCGGAGAAATTCATCATGGATTGCGAAATTTTGCAGCAAATTCAGCGCTATATGGCCCCAGAAATCTGCGCGACGGGGCCGGATGAGATTGCGTTGGATGCGATTAAATCGGTCGGAAATCAGGGCCATTTCTTTGGCATCCAGCATACCCAAGACCGCTATACGACCGCCTTTTACCAGCCTTTCCTCAGTGATTGGCGCAACTACGAAGGTTGGGAGCTGGCCGGGGGCATTTGGACGGCTGAGCGCGCACATCATATGTTCAAAGAGATCGTGGGATCGTTTGAAGAGCCGCCTATGGATGCGGCAATCCGCGAAGAGCTGGCAGCATTTGTGGAGCGTCGCAAAAGCGAAGGCGGTGCGCCGACCGATTTTTAA
- a CDS encoding heme NO-binding domain-containing protein, producing the protein MHGLINRSIQNYVVDSYGQKLWEDAAAAAGLDSPEIEAMLSYDDAMTPAILDAVSMVLSRPREELMEDIGTYLVSNPKVEALRRLLRFGGVNFEEFLHSLDDLPDRARLAVSDLDLPEIELLDHEEGRYSLVCSSGVDGFGHVLMGTLRAMADDYGALALLEHMGCIAGRENISITLVEAEFAAGRAFELGARAG; encoded by the coding sequence ATGCACGGGCTTATCAACCGAAGCATCCAAAATTACGTTGTCGACAGCTATGGCCAGAAGCTCTGGGAAGATGCGGCTGCGGCGGCAGGCCTCGACTCGCCCGAGATCGAAGCGATGCTCAGCTATGATGACGCTATGACGCCTGCGATATTGGATGCCGTTAGTATGGTGTTGTCGCGTCCACGAGAAGAACTGATGGAGGACATTGGGACCTATCTCGTTTCAAACCCCAAAGTAGAGGCTTTGCGCCGGTTGCTGCGTTTTGGGGGCGTGAATTTCGAAGAATTTCTGCATTCGCTGGATGATTTGCCCGATCGGGCACGATTGGCGGTCTCAGATCTTGATCTGCCAGAGATTGAACTGCTGGACCATGAGGAAGGCCGCTATAGTTTGGTCTGTAGCAGCGGGGTTGATGGGTTTGGTCACGTCCTGATGGGGACTTTGCGGGCGATGGCGGATGATTACGGTGCGCTCGCACTGCTTGAGCATATGGGGTGCATTGCCGGGCGAGAGAACATTAGCATTACGTTGGTTGAAGCCGAATTCGCCGCCGGTCGCGCGTTTGAGTTAGGGGCGCGCGCAGGATGA
- a CDS encoding diguanylate cyclase domain-containing protein: MIDAPCPEVLDVLCPMHLMLGADGCILHVGPTLQKLRPKCDWVGQPFLEVFRIKRPRSITEMADLRRAAHLKLHLVLSDMPETELKGLMVPIPGDSGQVIVNMSFGISILDGVRDYALTNTDFAATDLAIEMLYLVEAKSAAMDASGKLNTRLQGAKIAAEEQAFTDTLTGLKNRRAMDHILSRLIAGDRPFAVMHIDLDHFKAVNDTLGHAAGDHVLQCVAHIMVEETRDTDTVARVGGDEFTVILPDVRKDTILRRVGQRIIERIEHPIAFNSDSCRISASIGTVWIGGSDRPSMEDLLSNADVALYASKHAGRACQTFYTPALRQSDTIGTAPEGRGNLDS; the protein is encoded by the coding sequence ATGATAGACGCACCGTGCCCAGAGGTGCTTGATGTGCTTTGCCCGATGCATCTGATGCTTGGGGCGGATGGGTGTATTTTGCATGTAGGGCCGACACTGCAAAAGCTGCGACCCAAGTGCGACTGGGTGGGGCAGCCTTTTCTTGAGGTGTTTCGGATCAAGCGACCCCGTTCGATCACGGAGATGGCGGATCTGCGGCGGGCGGCCCATCTCAAGCTGCATTTGGTGCTGAGTGATATGCCAGAAACCGAGCTGAAAGGGCTAATGGTCCCGATCCCTGGAGATAGCGGACAGGTTATTGTGAACATGTCCTTTGGCATTTCGATCCTTGATGGGGTTCGCGATTATGCTTTGACCAACACAGATTTCGCGGCCACTGATCTGGCAATTGAGATGCTATACTTGGTGGAGGCCAAATCGGCCGCGATGGACGCATCAGGCAAGCTGAATACGCGGCTTCAAGGAGCTAAGATTGCGGCCGAAGAACAAGCGTTTACCGACACTTTGACGGGACTGAAAAACCGGCGCGCCATGGATCACATATTAAGTCGCTTGATCGCCGGGGATCGGCCGTTTGCAGTGATGCATATCGACCTGGATCATTTCAAAGCAGTTAACGACACTTTGGGCCATGCGGCGGGGGATCACGTTTTGCAATGCGTCGCCCATATCATGGTTGAGGAAACCCGCGACACGGACACCGTCGCTCGAGTAGGCGGTGATGAATTTACCGTCATTTTGCCCGATGTGCGCAAAGATACCATTTTGCGCCGGGTGGGCCAGCGGATCATTGAGCGGATTGAACATCCAATCGCCTTCAACTCAGACAGCTGCCGCATTTCGGCCAGCATCGGAACCGTTTGGATTGGCGGCAGTGACCGACCTTCAATGGAAGATCTGTTGTCGAATGCTGATGTCGCGCTTTACGCCTCAAAGCACGCAGGGCGGGCGTGCCAGACGTTCTATACCCCCGCCTTACGCCAGAGCGATACCATTGGCACGGCCCCAGAGGGGCGAGGAAATCTAGACTCCTAA
- a CDS encoding GntR family transcriptional regulator, which translates to MSETAKSRKAALLVHLRRSIITQALAPGADLDEALLAEEFALSRTPLREALRDLAGDGYVDLRENRGARVSDMSHTTLRGFFQAAPMIYGAVLRLAAQNARPLQIAALKDAQLQFRAALRGGDIAARALANNRFHEVTGEMADNIYLLPSFRRLLIDHARISMTFFQPRDAETAQKLDAASQQHEAIIVAIEAGDEAAAAQLAEDHWNLSRDRIAQFVMPTALEAPLGQISPT; encoded by the coding sequence ATGAGCGAGACGGCAAAATCACGAAAAGCTGCTTTGCTGGTGCACTTGCGCCGGTCCATTATAACGCAAGCGCTAGCCCCTGGTGCGGATCTGGACGAGGCGTTGCTTGCCGAAGAATTTGCACTGTCTCGCACCCCGCTGCGAGAGGCGTTGCGGGATTTGGCCGGAGACGGCTATGTCGATTTGCGCGAAAACCGGGGTGCGCGGGTCAGCGACATGTCTCACACGACGTTACGGGGATTTTTTCAGGCGGCTCCGATGATATATGGTGCCGTTCTGCGGTTGGCGGCACAAAATGCACGGCCCCTACAGATCGCCGCCCTCAAAGATGCCCAACTACAGTTTCGTGCGGCTCTGCGCGGGGGCGACATTGCAGCCCGTGCCCTGGCAAATAACCGCTTTCACGAGGTTACTGGTGAGATGGCCGATAACATCTACCTGCTGCCAAGCTTTCGGCGCTTGCTTATTGATCACGCGCGTATTTCGATGACCTTTTTCCAACCGCGGGATGCGGAAACGGCGCAAAAACTTGACGCTGCCAGCCAGCAGCATGAGGCGATCATCGTTGCCATTGAAGCCGGGGATGAGGCCGCAGCAGCCCAACTGGCCGAAGACCACTGGAACCTTTCCCGAGACCGAATTGCCCAATTTGTAATGCCAACCGCGCTGGAGGCCCCCTTGGGGCAAATCAGCCCTACGTGA
- a CDS encoding dihydrodipicolinate synthase family protein — MTPIFKFEGIYTPLVTPLFANGSINHDALADQIEQLVEAGVHGLISGGSTGENYAQTVEERLALGRFTKERLKGRLPLIVGTGTMRTPDSIALATGAREMGADAILLGTPPYAVPTERENALNALAIDRAANLPVMLYNYPGRMGVNMGEEFLDRVGRSSNICAIKESSGDINRVHLLARDYPHIQMSCGMDDQALEFFAWGARSWVCAGSNFLPKEHVALYQACAVEGDYDKGRRIMSAMMPLMRVLEQGGKFVACVKHGVTVAGIDAGGMMPPLKPLNKDEKRELEQVVRVLKATVSAIVKG; from the coding sequence ATGACGCCCATTTTCAAGTTTGAAGGGATCTACACACCCCTTGTTACGCCCTTGTTTGCCAACGGCAGCATTAACCACGACGCGCTGGCGGATCAGATTGAACAACTGGTTGAGGCGGGGGTTCATGGCCTCATTTCGGGTGGCTCAACAGGAGAGAATTATGCCCAAACCGTTGAAGAACGGCTGGCGCTGGGGCGGTTTACCAAAGAGCGATTAAAGGGTCGGTTGCCGCTGATTGTGGGGACCGGCACAATGCGGACGCCCGATAGTATCGCGCTGGCGACTGGTGCGCGCGAGATGGGGGCAGATGCGATTTTGCTCGGAACACCGCCTTACGCTGTGCCGACGGAACGGGAAAACGCACTGAATGCGCTGGCGATTGACCGGGCGGCGAACCTTCCAGTGATGCTTTACAATTACCCGGGCCGGATGGGCGTGAACATGGGCGAAGAGTTTCTGGACCGGGTGGGGCGGAGCAGCAACATCTGCGCGATCAAAGAAAGTTCGGGCGATATCAACCGAGTACACCTGTTGGCGCGCGATTATCCGCATATCCAGATGTCATGCGGTATGGATGATCAAGCGCTCGAGTTCTTTGCCTGGGGCGCGCGATCTTGGGTGTGTGCGGGGAGTAATTTCCTGCCCAAAGAACATGTGGCGCTTTATCAAGCCTGCGCGGTTGAGGGCGATTATGACAAGGGCCGGAGAATCATGAGCGCGATGATGCCATTGATGCGGGTGTTGGAGCAGGGCGGCAAGTTTGTTGCCTGTGTAAAGCACGGCGTCACGGTGGCGGGCATTGATGCGGGTGGGATGATGCCACCGCTCAAGCCGCTCAACAAAGATGAGAAACGCGAATTGGAACAGGTGGTGCGGGTGCTAAAGGCGACCGTTTCCGCGATTGTGAAGGGATAA
- a CDS encoding aldehyde dehydrogenase yields MGLLTKEEYRVLVQGLEFPTNAFVDGGYRPATSGKTFESVNPATGEHLAHIAACGAQDVDFAVQKARDAFEDGRWSRLHPSARKDVLIRLAKLMTRNARELAVMESLDAGKTIYDCEETDIPESIDCIKWHAEAIDKMYDQVAPASDDHIAMVVREPVGVVGLVLPWNFPLLMLAWKIGPALAAGCSVIVKPAEETSLTALRMAELAHEAGVPAGVLAVLPGGGTEVGEPLGRHMDVDMVSFTGSTVTGKRFLGYAGESNAKEIVLEMGGKNACIVLDDAENLDRVAAHIANGALWNMGENCSAISRLIVHRAVKEPLLKRIEAYMRDWPLGDPLDPETRLGAMVSKAHFDKVSGYLRGAPKAIVGGGTKDGVFVEATVVEVPRDHQMAREEIFGPVLSVIDVASFDEAIAVANDSDYGLCASVFTANGKRALRAARMLRAGTVTVNTYGEGDITTPFGGYKQSGFGGRDNGVHAHDQYTQLKTIWLDLSDDAGEAVD; encoded by the coding sequence ATGGGTTTGCTGACAAAAGAAGAGTACCGCGTGCTGGTGCAGGGACTGGAATTTCCCACCAATGCCTTTGTTGATGGTGGATATCGCCCGGCCACATCCGGCAAGACCTTTGAAAGTGTGAACCCCGCGACCGGAGAGCACCTGGCCCATATTGCAGCATGTGGCGCACAAGACGTGGACTTCGCGGTGCAAAAGGCGCGCGATGCGTTTGAGGACGGGCGGTGGTCGCGGTTGCATCCGTCAGCGCGCAAAGATGTCTTGATCAGGCTGGCCAAATTGATGACACGCAACGCGCGTGAACTGGCCGTGATGGAGAGCCTTGATGCGGGTAAAACGATCTATGATTGCGAAGAAACGGACATCCCGGAATCGATAGATTGCATTAAGTGGCACGCGGAAGCCATTGATAAGATGTATGATCAAGTCGCACCTGCCTCGGATGATCACATCGCGATGGTCGTACGAGAACCAGTGGGCGTAGTGGGGCTGGTGTTGCCTTGGAACTTTCCGTTGCTGATGCTGGCGTGGAAGATTGGACCGGCGTTGGCGGCAGGCTGTTCGGTGATCGTGAAACCCGCAGAAGAGACATCACTCACAGCGTTACGGATGGCGGAACTGGCCCATGAGGCAGGGGTGCCGGCTGGTGTGCTGGCGGTGTTGCCGGGCGGCGGCACCGAAGTTGGCGAGCCATTGGGGCGGCATATGGACGTCGATATGGTCAGTTTTACGGGCTCGACGGTGACGGGTAAGCGGTTTCTGGGCTATGCAGGTGAGAGCAATGCCAAGGAAATCGTCCTCGAGATGGGGGGTAAAAACGCCTGTATTGTGTTGGACGATGCAGAGAACCTCGACCGTGTGGCGGCGCATATCGCCAATGGAGCGCTCTGGAACATGGGCGAAAACTGCAGCGCCATCAGCCGGTTGATTGTGCATAGAGCTGTTAAAGAGCCGCTGCTCAAACGGATTGAAGCATATATGCGCGACTGGCCATTGGGCGACCCGCTGGACCCTGAAACACGGCTAGGTGCGATGGTTTCTAAAGCGCATTTTGATAAAGTCTCCGGATACTTGAGAGGCGCTCCTAAAGCGATCGTTGGCGGTGGAACCAAAGATGGCGTCTTTGTGGAAGCCACTGTGGTTGAGGTGCCGCGCGATCACCAAATGGCGCGCGAGGAAATCTTTGGCCCAGTGCTGAGCGTTATTGACGTGGCGAGCTTTGACGAGGCTATCGCGGTTGCCAATGACAGTGACTACGGGCTGTGCGCCAGTGTTTTCACGGCGAATGGCAAACGTGCCCTGCGCGCGGCGCGGATGCTGCGGGCTGGCACTGTGACGGTCAACACCTACGGCGAGGGTGATATTACGACGCCGTTTGGCGGCTATAAACAATCTGGATTTGGTGGACGCGACAACGGTGTGCATGCGCATGATCAGTATACGCAGCTGAAAACCATCTGGCTGGATTTGAGCGACGACGCAGGCGAGGCAGTCGATTGA
- a CDS encoding NAD(P)/FAD-dependent oxidoreductase: MNSYRAKTTPQFATQAAWNTILGAAPDGPVLEGRHTADVVIIGAGFAGLSAARRLRQLDASARIVVLDALPIAEGTAGRNSGFMIDLPHDLASDDYAGTGDDRAMIALNRAAIRFARSAVAEYQIDPAYADPVGKVNGAAGAAGEAHNRSYGAHLAQLGEASEMLDRQSMQELTGSSYYASGLYTPGTLILQPAGYIRGLAMGLRRDGVEIFERSAVTGFERQGTDWAVTTGQGTVTAPKIILGTNGHLESFGIAKGRLIQLFLFASMTPELDKDQLRRLGGAPRWGVTPSDPVGTTMRRIDSAQGGNRIITRTCASVRPGMQAGGGDVARAAKAQRGKFDARFPQLAGLGMAHEWAGHLCLTRNGVAVTGEIDSGVFSACVQNGLGTARGTLTGIAAAEQAAGEHSDITKHFASEAKPRSLPPEPFATWGANAYLRWKERRAGAE; encoded by the coding sequence TTGAACAGCTACCGCGCCAAGACCACGCCGCAATTTGCGACACAGGCGGCGTGGAACACAATTTTGGGCGCGGCACCAGACGGACCGGTGTTAGAGGGGCGGCACACGGCGGATGTGGTCATCATCGGCGCGGGTTTTGCCGGGTTGTCGGCTGCGCGCCGGTTGCGCCAACTTGATGCATCGGCGCGGATTGTTGTGCTGGATGCGTTGCCGATCGCGGAAGGGACTGCGGGGCGGAATTCAGGCTTCATGATCGATTTGCCGCATGATTTGGCGTCTGATGATTATGCTGGGACTGGCGATGACCGCGCGATGATTGCGCTCAACCGTGCGGCGATCCGTTTTGCCCGCAGCGCCGTGGCTGAGTATCAGATCGACCCGGCCTATGCCGATCCCGTGGGTAAGGTAAACGGAGCAGCGGGTGCCGCAGGAGAAGCGCATAACCGCAGCTACGGCGCCCATTTGGCCCAGCTTGGTGAGGCATCAGAAATGCTGGACCGCCAATCCATGCAAGAGCTGACGGGCAGCAGTTACTACGCTTCGGGGCTCTATACTCCAGGCACGCTGATCCTGCAGCCTGCGGGTTATATTCGCGGGTTGGCGATGGGGCTGCGCCGTGACGGCGTTGAGATTTTTGAACGCTCGGCCGTGACAGGCTTTGAGCGGCAAGGCACGGATTGGGCAGTCACGACGGGGCAGGGCACAGTTACCGCCCCAAAGATCATATTGGGCACGAACGGACATTTGGAGAGCTTCGGTATCGCCAAGGGGCGGTTGATCCAGCTCTTTTTATTCGCCTCCATGACGCCCGAGTTAGACAAAGATCAACTGCGCCGTCTTGGGGGGGCTCCGCGCTGGGGGGTCACCCCGTCGGACCCCGTTGGCACGACCATGCGGCGTATCGATAGCGCACAGGGCGGCAACCGGATCATTACGCGGACCTGTGCGAGCGTGCGCCCCGGAATGCAGGCGGGCGGGGGAGATGTAGCGCGGGCTGCAAAAGCGCAACGCGGCAAGTTTGATGCGCGATTTCCACAGCTTGCGGGGCTTGGTATGGCGCATGAATGGGCCGGGCATCTATGTTTGACGCGCAACGGTGTGGCCGTCACCGGAGAGATCGATAGTGGTGTTTTTAGTGCATGCGTGCAGAACGGGCTGGGCACCGCGCGCGGCACATTGACTGGCATTGCTGCCGCGGAACAGGCCGCCGGGGAACACAGCGACATCACAAAGCACTTCGCATCGGAGGCAAAACCACGCTCACTGCCGCCTGAGCCTTTTGCAACCTGGGGCGCAAACGCTTACTTACGCTGGAAAGAGCGACGCGCTGGCGCAGAATAG
- a CDS encoding glycosyltransferase: MSIAAIVIGRNEGTRLIACLDALRGAVEMVVYVDSGSNDGSIGAAQARGANVVALDMAQPFTAARARNAGLDEVPQDISLVQFLDGDCVIQEGWLAEARSFLEENRDVAVVCGRRREIHPQSSIYNALIDLEWDTPVGEAKACGGDALMRMDALRQVGGYRNDLIAGEEPELCLRLRAAGWSIWRLEVEMTAHDAQITQFGQWWKRSKRAGHAFAEGAWLHGSPPERHWVVETRRSLIWGAALPAMILLLVFFVGPVSWLFLLVYPLQMLRLSKERGLVWGVFNVLGKFPEALGALSYYWREVTGGRTRLIEYK; this comes from the coding sequence ATGAGCATCGCTGCCATCGTGATTGGCCGCAACGAAGGCACGCGTTTGATCGCGTGTCTCGATGCACTGCGCGGTGCGGTGGAAATGGTTGTCTATGTCGATAGCGGATCCAACGATGGATCGATTGGGGCGGCGCAGGCGCGTGGTGCCAATGTTGTGGCGCTGGACATGGCGCAGCCTTTTACGGCCGCGCGGGCGCGCAATGCGGGTCTTGATGAGGTGCCGCAGGATATTTCACTGGTGCAGTTTCTAGACGGGGATTGTGTCATTCAAGAAGGCTGGCTCGCTGAGGCTCGCAGCTTTTTGGAGGAAAATCGCGATGTTGCTGTGGTCTGTGGGCGTCGCCGCGAGATACATCCACAAAGTTCAATTTATAATGCGCTGATTGATCTGGAATGGGACACACCGGTGGGCGAGGCCAAAGCCTGTGGTGGGGACGCTTTGATGCGGATGGATGCGCTTCGGCAGGTGGGCGGATACCGCAATGATCTGATCGCGGGCGAAGAGCCCGAGCTGTGTTTACGGCTTCGTGCAGCCGGATGGAGCATTTGGCGATTAGAGGTCGAAATGACGGCCCATGACGCACAAATCACGCAGTTCGGGCAGTGGTGGAAACGCAGCAAACGAGCGGGCCATGCCTTTGCAGAAGGGGCATGGTTGCATGGCAGCCCGCCAGAGCGGCATTGGGTTGTTGAAACAAGGCGCTCACTGATATGGGGTGCCGCATTGCCTGCCATGATTTTGCTGCTGGTTTTTTTTGTTGGGCCGGTGTCGTGGCTTTTTCTGCTGGTCTATCCGCTTCAGATGTTGCGGCTGTCCAAGGAGCGCGGTCTGGTTTGGGGTGTGTTCAATGTTCTGGGTAAGTTCCCTGAGGCATTGGGCGCGCTTAGCTATTATTGGCGTGAAGTCACCGGCGGACGTACCCGGCTCATCGAATATAAATAG
- a CDS encoding WecB/TagA/CpsF family glycosyltransferase, producing the protein MKFFGSRFEIKVNIATHEELFHILHQRFSNRIGFALATLNLDHLTKLPGNSEFLDAYKEHDLIVADGRPIVWLSKVAGEPIELMPGSDLIHGMCKLAAATKTPVAFIGSSDDALAGAKAALEREIPGLNIALCYAPPYGFDPTGEAANAFSDMLNECGAGLCFIALGAPKQEIFAAHARVKSPKVGFASIGAGLDFLAGHQIRAPLLMRQMALEWLWRTAQDPRRMVPRYAKCFAILPQQFWHAVRQR; encoded by the coding sequence ATGAAATTCTTCGGCTCCCGTTTCGAAATCAAGGTCAATATCGCGACTCACGAGGAATTGTTTCACATTCTGCACCAGCGATTTTCTAATCGTATCGGATTCGCGCTCGCCACCTTAAATCTTGATCACCTCACAAAACTGCCCGGTAATTCTGAGTTTTTAGATGCCTACAAAGAACACGACTTGATCGTAGCCGACGGGCGACCGATAGTCTGGCTTTCGAAGGTTGCCGGAGAACCAATCGAATTGATGCCCGGCTCCGACTTGATCCACGGCATGTGCAAGCTTGCAGCTGCAACAAAAACCCCGGTTGCATTTATTGGCAGCAGCGATGATGCGCTCGCGGGTGCCAAAGCCGCCCTAGAACGCGAAATACCCGGCCTGAACATTGCCTTGTGCTATGCGCCACCGTACGGGTTTGATCCCACCGGCGAGGCGGCAAACGCATTTTCCGATATGCTCAATGAGTGCGGTGCAGGCTTGTGTTTCATCGCACTTGGGGCACCCAAGCAGGAGATCTTTGCAGCCCATGCTCGGGTCAAATCTCCGAAGGTCGGCTTTGCCTCTATCGGAGCGGGTTTGGATTTTCTGGCGGGCCATCAGATCCGTGCGCCGCTCTTGATGCGGCAAATGGCATTGGAATGGCTGTGGCGTACCGCTCAGGATCCGCGCCGCATGGTGCCGCGCTATGCAAAGTGCTTTGCTATTTTGCCCCAGCAATTCTGGCATGCAGTGCGGCAGCGGTAA